The proteins below come from a single Triticum aestivum cultivar Chinese Spring chromosome 5D, IWGSC CS RefSeq v2.1, whole genome shotgun sequence genomic window:
- the LOC123120112 gene encoding serine/threonine-protein kinase STY46 translates to MAVAAEGGSVEEGVGESSSPPREAPPAPAVSGGSGGGGGAPRDICTQVFERLVADGNEEAAGPDFRVQLEAHFARLPFSYQLDINVDKSADVLVHQKVLAEAKDPLRRPAFRVRFLRVEDMDSAYGSDASDEGADDGDDLSVRQDTPYTHIHEIVFSTIDKPKLLSQLSALLSDIGLNIREAHVFSTVDGYSLDVFVVDGWPIEDTDGLHKALEASVLRNEGSWSGSSHSSAAERTLPFQVKGGEWEIDKRLLKMGEMIASGSCGDLFHGTYFGEDVAVKVLKAEHLNNNVWNEFTQEVYILREVHHTNVVRFIGACTKPPKFCIITEYMSGGSLYDYVHKQRNVVDLPTLLKFACDVCRGMCYLHQRGIIHRDLKTANLLMDKDHVVKVADFGVARFQDQGGIMTAETGTYRWMAPEVINHQPYDNKADVFSFAIVLWELLTSKIPYDTMTPLQAAVGVRQGLRPVLPEKTHPKLLDLLQRCWETIPSNRPAFPDILTELEGLLAEVQGTSGETSKQPKDISASTD, encoded by the exons ATGGCAGTGGCGGCTGAGGGTGGGAGCGTGGAGGAGGGCGTGGGGGAGAGCTCTTCTCCTCCGCGTgaggcgccgcccgcgcccgccgtgTCGGGCGGGAGCGGCGGAGGCGGGGGAGCCCCCCGCGACATCTGCACCCAGGTGTTCGAGCGGCTCGTCGCCGACGGCAACGAGGAGGCGGCAGGCCCCGACTTCCGCGTCCAgctcgaggcccatttcgcgcggCTTCCATTCAG CTATCAACTTGATATCAATGTCGACAAATCAGCAGATGTCTTGGTCCATCAGAAGGTCTTGGCGGAAGCAAAGGATCCTCTGAGGCGCCCTGCTTTCCGTGTCCGTTTTTTGAGG GTTGAAGACATGGATTCAGCGTATGGCTCTGATGCATCTGATGAAGGggctgatgatggtgatgatctcTCTGTAAG GCAGGACACACCATACACACACATTCATGAGATAGTTTTCTCCACAATTGACAAGCCAAAGCTCCTTAGTCAG CTGTCTGCCTTGCTATCAGACATTGGACTGAACATCAGGGAAGCACATGTTTTCTCTACCGTAGATGGCTATTCTCTTGATGTTTTTGTTGTTGATGGTTGGCCCATTGAG GATACTGATGGTTTACATAAGGCGCTTGAAGCATCTGTTTTAAGGAACGAG GGTTCATGGTCTGGTTCATCTCACTCCTCAGCTGCGGAAAGAACACTGCCATTCCAGGTAAAAGGTGGGGAATGGGAAATTGACAAGCGGCTTCTGAAGATGGGAGAGATGATTGCTTCTGGTTCTTGTGGAGACTT GTTCCATGGGACTTACTTTGGCGAGGATGTTGCTGTTAAAGTTCTAAAAGCCGAGCATTTGAATAATAATGTTTGGAATGAGTTTACACAAGAAGTATATATTCTAAG GGAAGTTCATCATACCAATGTTGTGCGATTCATTGGTGCATGCACAAAACCACCAAAATTTTGCATAATTACAG AATACATGTCTGGAGGAAGTCTGTATGATTATGTGCACAAGCAGCGTAATGTCGTTGATCTCCCAACTCTGCTGAAGTTTGCATGTGATGTATGCCGAGGGATGTGTTACTTGCATCAGAGGGGTATTATCCACAGAGACTTAAAGACAGCAAACCTTCTAATGGACAAAGATCAT GTTGTTAAAGTAGCAGATTTTGGTGTAGCTCGGTTCCAGGATCAAGGTGGTATCATGACAGCTGAAACTGGAACATACAGATGGATGGCGCCTGAG GTTATAAATCATCAACCCTATGATAACAAAGCAGATGTATTTAGTTTCGCTATTGTGCTTTGGGAACTCCTGACGTCCAAG ATCCCATATGATACCATGACACCTCTGCAAGCAGCTGTAGGTGTGAGGCAG gggctgcgcccagtGCTGCCAGAAAAGACACATCCCAAGCTATTAGACTTGCTGCAGAGATGTTGGGAAACCATCCCATCAAATCGGCCTGCTTTCCCAGATATATTAACTGAACTAGAGGGTCTTCTGGCAGAAGTTCAG GGAACTTCAGGTGAAACGAGCAAGCAACCGAAGGACATCTCGGCCTCGACAGACTGA
- the LOC123120113 gene encoding cytochrome b-c1 complex subunit 6-1, mitochondrial — protein MADNEPVDPKNYLEERCKPQCVKSLYDYERCVKRVENDETGQKHCTGQFFDYWSCVDKCVAPKLFEKLK, from the exons AT GGCGGACAATGAACCTGTTGACCCAAAGAATTACCTTGAGGAACGCTGCAAGCCGCAATGTGTAAAATCATTGTATGACTATGAG AGATGTGTGAAGAGAGTCGAGAATGATGAAACTGGGCAGAAGCACTGCACCGGGCAATTCTTCGACTACTGGTCATGCGTCGACAAATGT GTAGCACCAAAGCTCTTTGAGAAGCTCAAATGA